One Paraburkholderia sp. HP33-1 genomic region harbors:
- a CDS encoding efflux RND transporter periplasmic adaptor subunit, which produces MTILPLSRPRVALAALVVVVLSGLGTFGAIRVNASSPAAPTIVPEVDVATVVQKTITDWQSYSGRLEAVEKVDVRSQVPGTIVSVNFKDGALVKQGDTLFVIDPRPYAAEVDRAEAQLAAAQARTGYTQSDWERAQRLIVDNAIAKRDYDEKQNSAREASANLKAAQAALETARINLGYTKIVAPVSGRVSRAEITVGNVVSAGASSAPLTTLVSVSPIYASFDADEQTYLQYLSRAKDGGKVPVELGLADETGYSRSGTIESVDNRLDTSSGTIRVRAKFDNADGALIPGLYARVKVGGSAPHPALLIDDAAIGTDQDKKFVLVVDQGNHAVYREISTGAMQGNLRVVKDGLKPGDRIVVNGIQRVRPGDAVRAHMVPMTTDDDPNSAPLAQSRAKADAGAKGNS; this is translated from the coding sequence ATGACTATCCTTCCTCTTTCCCGCCCCCGCGTGGCGCTTGCCGCGCTGGTCGTCGTCGTTCTTTCCGGGCTTGGCACGTTCGGCGCGATTAGGGTGAATGCGAGTTCACCGGCCGCGCCGACCATCGTGCCGGAAGTCGACGTGGCCACGGTGGTGCAGAAGACGATAACCGACTGGCAGTCCTATTCCGGCCGTCTCGAAGCCGTCGAAAAAGTGGACGTGCGTTCGCAGGTGCCGGGCACGATCGTGTCGGTCAACTTCAAGGACGGCGCGCTCGTGAAGCAGGGCGATACGCTGTTCGTGATCGATCCGCGCCCCTATGCGGCCGAAGTCGATCGCGCGGAAGCGCAGCTGGCGGCCGCGCAGGCGCGCACCGGTTACACGCAAAGCGACTGGGAGCGCGCGCAGCGGCTGATCGTCGACAACGCCATCGCCAAGCGCGACTACGACGAGAAGCAGAACTCCGCGCGCGAGGCGAGCGCGAACCTGAAGGCCGCCCAGGCTGCGCTTGAAACCGCGCGCATCAATCTCGGCTACACGAAGATCGTCGCGCCGGTGTCGGGCCGCGTGTCGCGCGCAGAGATCACGGTCGGCAACGTCGTGTCGGCGGGCGCGAGCTCGGCACCGCTGACGACGCTCGTATCGGTGTCGCCGATTTACGCGTCGTTCGACGCGGACGAGCAGACCTACCTGCAATACCTGAGCCGCGCGAAGGACGGCGGCAAGGTGCCGGTCGAGTTGGGTCTCGCCGATGAGACCGGTTACTCGCGCAGCGGCACGATCGAGTCGGTCGACAACCGGCTCGATACGTCGTCGGGCACCATCCGTGTGCGCGCGAAGTTCGATAACGCGGACGGCGCACTGATTCCGGGCCTCTACGCGCGCGTCAAGGTAGGCGGCAGCGCCCCGCATCCGGCGCTATTGATCGACGATGCCGCGATCGGCACCGACCAGGACAAGAAGTTCGTGCTGGTCGTCGATCAGGGCAACCACGCCGTCTATCGCGAGATTTCGACGGGTGCGATGCAAGGCAATCTGCGCGTCGTCAAGGATGGTTTGAAGCCGGGTGACCGCATCGTCGTCAACGGCATCCAGCGCGTGCGTCCCGGCGATGCGGTGCGCGCGCACATGGTGCCGATGACGACCGACGACGACCCGAACAGCGCGCCGCTCGCGCAATCGCGTGCCAAGGCGGACGCCGGTGCGAAGGGCAATTCGTGA